The genomic DNA TGTTCACCGAGAATCAACCGGCCCTCGGCAAACCAGCGAACAGCCAGTGGATAAATTCTGTGTTCCTGAGTGTGAACCCGTTGCGCAAGTGTCTGCGCCGAGTCTGCAGACTCTACCGGAACCACTGCCTGTACGACCAGAGGCCCGCCATCGAGTTCCTCGGTCACAAAGTGCACACTGCAGCCGTGCTCGCTGTCGCCGGCATCGAGCGCGCGCTGGTGCGTGTGCATGCCTTTGTACTTGGGCAACAGGGAAGGGTGGATATTGAGCAGGCGCCCTTCATAGTGACGCACGAAATCGGCGCTGAGGATGCGCATGAACCCGGCGAGAACCACGAGTTGGGGGCTGAAGGCGTCTATCAGTTCGATCAGGGCGCTGTCGAAGGCTTCACGGCCTTCGAAGGCCTTGTGGTCCAGCGAGCGGGTTTCGATGCCCGCGTCCCTGGCGCGTTGCAGGCCGTAGGCGTCGCTGCGGTTGGAAACCACCGCAGCGATGCGCACCGGGCTGTCGCCGGTACGCGTGCTGTCGATCAGGGCCTGCAAGTTACTGCCGGTGCCGGAGAGCAGCA from Pseudomonas tolaasii NCPPB 2192 includes the following:
- the purN gene encoding phosphoribosylglycinamide formyltransferase; translated protein: MPATCNVVVLLSGTGSNLQALIDSTRTGDSPVRIAAVVSNRSDAYGLQRARDAGIETRSLDHKAFEGREAFDSALIELIDAFSPQLVVLAGFMRILSADFVRHYEGRLLNIHPSLLPKYKGMHTHQRALDAGDSEHGCSVHFVTEELDGGPLVVQAVVPVESADSAQTLAQRVHTQEHRIYPLAVRWFAEGRLILGEQGALLDGQLLAASGHLIRT